In Paenibacillus sp. FSL R7-0345, a single window of DNA contains:
- a CDS encoding MFS transporter: MKTGYSQQQQSTKLWTMDFVLITAASFFLFFGFQILLPTLPVYMLDLGGNNTAVGLIISIFTVFSLFSRPLVGALMSRSKKGWLVAGLVLCFIIISSYNWTLSVGLLLLARCVHGVCWGIVTVTSSTMASDIIPANRRGEGIGFFGLASTLAMALAPAIGLALLDGKWQMPGVIFVAAASTALALICVWGVQKQRNHSNERSGSTDQAQARLPLRSQLFEPKALFPSLLGLLIGIVYGGIVSFITLFGEEAQIGNVGLFFTLNAISLLIVRLISGRLFDRKGHVWVIFPGSLLLAASLLVLSYTHSMTMLAISAVLFGFGFGAVQPSLQAWILNRVEPELRGPANATFYSAFDLGIGGGALLLGRLAEASSYAVMYRYSFLVIVLFCTVYIAYIWRKSN; this comes from the coding sequence ATGAAAACCGGTTATTCACAGCAACAACAGTCTACTAAATTATGGACAATGGATTTTGTACTAATTACGGCGGCTAGCTTTTTTTTATTCTTCGGATTTCAAATACTGCTGCCTACGTTGCCGGTTTACATGCTGGACTTGGGTGGAAACAATACAGCGGTCGGCTTGATCATCAGTATCTTTACTGTATTCTCGTTATTCAGCCGGCCATTGGTCGGAGCACTTATGAGCCGGAGCAAAAAAGGCTGGCTTGTTGCAGGTCTAGTCCTTTGTTTTATTATTATATCCTCGTACAATTGGACGCTTTCAGTTGGATTGCTACTACTGGCACGCTGTGTTCATGGCGTTTGCTGGGGAATTGTCACCGTCACGTCGAGTACAATGGCCTCAGATATTATTCCGGCTAACCGGCGGGGAGAGGGGATTGGTTTTTTCGGGCTCGCCAGCACGCTTGCTATGGCACTCGCACCTGCGATCGGACTTGCTCTTCTAGATGGAAAATGGCAGATGCCTGGTGTCATTTTTGTTGCAGCCGCCAGTACAGCGCTAGCCTTGATATGCGTGTGGGGCGTTCAGAAGCAGCGTAATCATAGTAATGAGCGTTCCGGCAGCACTGATCAGGCACAAGCAAGGCTTCCTCTCCGGTCACAGCTATTCGAGCCAAAGGCGCTGTTTCCCTCCTTGCTCGGCTTGTTGATCGGGATCGTTTACGGCGGGATCGTCAGCTTTATTACGCTGTTTGGTGAAGAAGCCCAGATTGGCAATGTCGGTTTGTTTTTTACGTTAAATGCCATCAGCCTGCTCATCGTGCGATTAATTTCCGGACGGCTGTTTGACCGTAAAGGCCACGTATGGGTCATTTTTCCAGGCAGTTTGTTACTGGCCGCTTCGCTCCTCGTTTTGTCCTATACCCATAGCATGACTATGCTGGCAATTTCGGCAGTCCTTTTTGGTTTCGGGTTCGGTGCAGTGCAGCCTTCGCTCCAGGCGTGGATCTTAAACCGCGTAGAACCGGAACTGCGGGGTCCTGCGAATGCGACATTTTATTCGGCATTTGATCTTGGCATCGGCGGAGGGGCGCTACTCCTTGGCCGCCTTGCAGAAGCAAGCAGTTATGCGGTGATGTATCGTTATTCCTTTCTCGTTATCGTACTATTCTGTACTGTCTATATAGCGTATATCTGGAGGAAATCTAATTAA
- a CDS encoding family 20 glycosylhydrolase gives MPERALHIDTGRKYYSAEWIKERIEEMSRLRMNTLQLHFSENEGFRLMSEKYPEMMSEQYLTKEQVKDIIRSAAKYLIAVIPSVQEYSKPYPPGLIGCCSCKRTKKGGITGHD, from the coding sequence ATGCCCGAGCGGGCGCTGCATATCGACACCGGACGGAAATACTATTCTGCTGAATGGATCAAGGAGCGGATCGAGGAGATGTCCAGGCTCAGGATGAACACGCTGCAGCTGCATTTTTCCGAGAATGAAGGTTTCCGGCTGATGAGTGAAAAATATCCTGAGATGATGTCAGAGCAGTATTTAACGAAGGAGCAGGTGAAGGATATTATCCGCTCGGCAGCAAAGTATCTTATTGCTGTCATTCCTTCGGTGCAGGAATACAGTAAACCGTATCCACCCGGGCTGATTGGCTGCTGTTCATGTAAAAGAACAAAAAAAGGAGGAATTACTGGCCATGACTAG
- a CDS encoding 4-hydroxyphenylacetate 3-hydroxylase N-terminal domain-containing protein: MGWWATAVKNGKEYTERINRQQINIWYQGKTIKGPLSSHPAFNGLMKTQAEMYDMQHQKKIMEQLTFQSGTDGERYGLSFLAPRSKEDLVRRRIMMELWAEKHHGFLGRSPDYMNTTLMSLYTAAHLLQEYNPEYEDNLKKYYEYCRSQDITLSHAFIQPFASRLSELVDEFDDSITAKVIDHTENGIVVSGAFMMATQAATCDEILVFPSPLPSMLEQDNPYAFAFAVPNDLEGMTFICRESYSGSSHYDHPLSSRFEEMDAMVIFDHVFIPRNRIFYLGKEEIGERLFSEGNFHSHTGHQVLTRYIAKTEFLLGLVSKLSDEQNISLEPVTIERISRILTMLENLKSLRLASEMLAEPDSKGYYVPAKNPLIAATMQYSSFYQEMLGMLQDISSSSLVMLPSETDLESDAGDFIRLYLKGQDTSACDRISLFRLSWELGVGPFGGRQKQFERFFFGNTRTLTSRMYNGYSLDKYKAMIEEFLHRGETR, encoded by the coding sequence ATGGGGTGGTGGGCCACGGCAGTTAAGAACGGCAAGGAATATACCGAGCGTATCAACCGCCAGCAAATCAATATATGGTATCAGGGTAAAACCATCAAAGGGCCTTTATCCAGCCATCCCGCTTTCAACGGATTAATGAAGACCCAAGCTGAAATGTATGATATGCAGCATCAGAAGAAAATCATGGAACAACTGACCTTTCAGAGCGGGACTGACGGGGAGCGTTACGGACTTTCCTTCCTGGCACCGAGAAGCAAGGAAGACCTGGTTCGCAGGAGAATCATGATGGAATTGTGGGCAGAGAAGCACCATGGGTTTTTAGGGAGATCACCAGATTATATGAACACGACGCTGATGTCTTTATATACCGCAGCTCATCTGTTACAAGAATACAATCCGGAATATGAAGATAATCTCAAAAAGTACTATGAATACTGCCGAAGTCAGGACATCACATTATCCCATGCATTCATTCAGCCGTTTGCCAGCCGATTGTCCGAGCTGGTGGACGAGTTTGATGATTCCATTACAGCTAAAGTTATCGATCACACGGAGAACGGAATTGTGGTAAGCGGTGCTTTTATGATGGCTACGCAGGCTGCAACCTGTGATGAAATACTGGTGTTTCCTTCACCTTTACCTTCCATGCTGGAACAGGATAATCCATATGCCTTTGCATTTGCCGTTCCCAATGATCTGGAAGGAATGACCTTCATTTGTCGGGAGAGTTATTCAGGCTCATCTCATTATGATCATCCGCTGAGCAGCAGATTTGAAGAAATGGACGCCATGGTTATCTTTGATCACGTGTTCATACCACGCAACCGTATCTTTTACTTAGGGAAGGAAGAGATTGGAGAGCGGCTGTTCAGCGAAGGGAATTTTCACAGCCATACCGGCCATCAGGTGCTTACACGATACATTGCCAAGACGGAATTTCTTCTCGGCCTGGTCTCTAAATTGTCGGATGAACAGAATATCTCGCTCGAACCGGTTACTATAGAGCGGATATCTCGGATTTTGACCATGCTTGAAAATTTGAAATCTCTTCGCCTGGCTTCGGAAATGTTGGCAGAACCGGATTCCAAGGGCTATTATGTGCCGGCCAAAAATCCGCTGATTGCTGCTACGATGCAGTATTCCTCTTTTTATCAGGAGATGCTGGGTATGCTCCAGGACATCAGTTCCAGCAGTCTCGTTATGCTTCCTTCCGAGACAGATCTGGAATCTGATGCCGGCGACTTTATCCGTCTTTATCTTAAAGGACAGGATACATCCGCCTGCGACCGGATTTCTCTTTTCCGGCTGTCCTGGGAGCTGGGTGTCGGCCCCTTCGGCGGCAGACAGAAACAGTTTGAGCGCTTTTTCTTTGGAAACACCCGTACGCTTACTTCCCGAATGTATAACGGGTACAGTCTGGACAAATACAAAGCGATGATTGAGGAATTTCTGCACCGCGGGGAAACCCGCTAA
- a CDS encoding MarR family transcriptional regulator, translating to MDDEAADTFYLLITTSRILKFEFDKRLASLDLPIPLSGARLRLLMEVWKAEHMRMNELAAVMDLKPRTITDFVNALEEDGLIQRTGDPTDRRATILSLTDKAKPHIRTIRSISAEISEKLMEKLTVEQRQQLREMLHSLVG from the coding sequence ATGGATGACGAAGCTGCCGATACCTTTTATTTACTCATAACCACTTCCCGTATTCTGAAATTCGAATTTGATAAACGCCTGGCTTCTTTAGACCTGCCAATTCCGCTCTCTGGAGCCCGGCTGCGCCTGTTGATGGAAGTCTGGAAAGCGGAGCATATGCGTATGAATGAACTTGCGGCTGTCATGGACTTAAAGCCCCGTACAATCACGGATTTCGTGAACGCTTTAGAGGAAGATGGACTTATACAACGTACCGGCGACCCGACAGACCGGCGCGCAACCATCCTGTCACTGACAGATAAAGCGAAGCCCCATATCAGGACGATTCGCTCGATTAGCGCGGAAATCTCCGAGAAGCTCATGGAGAAGCTTACAGTGGAACAGCGTCAGCAATTGAGGGAAATGCTACACAGCTTGGTTGGATAA
- the nikA gene encoding nickel ABC transporter substrate-binding protein has product MTADAYLSVLSSLNRDVLAHVKCILLISPTSGSNSLLHPYIQKTGLEVEVISSYYGGNQMKRKLITLLAAVTALALLAGCGKAENGQTDVSSPKQELVYATVKDINDMNPHLYPGSMPAQGMVYESLVENTPEGIKPLLAESWDISEDGTVYTFHLRQGVTFHDGEPFNAEAVKQNIDAVQHNAVKHSWIRLSTKIIDTKAVDENTFQMTLSEPYYPALLELSMTRPYVFLSPKDFINGETKDGVNGHNGTGPYRLTEHQTDQYAIFEANPDYWNGAPEIKKITAKVLPTGETTFLALQKGEVNFIFTDDRGTDSIDTEAMDCLIEAGDYQVVRSEPMNTKVIVANSSKAGSPAQEKAVREAIWHAIDRESIANQIFNGKETPAETLFSANVNYADIELKTRTYDLQAAAQLLDDAGWTVSEGGIRSKEGKVLSMELYYDAASISQKTQAELIQNTVKGIGMELKLIGEDSSSIANRRASGTYDLLFNQTWGLAYDPQSTVSAFTSESSYYHATSGIAQAEQLFEKINNVMATTTEDQRKSLYTDILTIVHDEAIFIPITNGNLTVVAPSSLQGIAFKQTQFELPFENMHFE; this is encoded by the coding sequence ATGACTGCAGATGCTTATCTGAGTGTATTAAGTAGCCTTAACAGGGATGTACTGGCGCATGTAAAATGCATTCTGTTGATTTCTCCAACTTCAGGCTCTAACAGTCTGCTTCACCCATACATACAAAAGACCGGCTTGGAAGTGGAAGTAATCAGCTCATACTATGGGGGAAATCAAATGAAACGAAAATTAATTACTTTATTGGCGGCAGTCACGGCGCTGGCTTTGCTAGCCGGATGCGGTAAGGCGGAGAACGGACAAACCGATGTGTCCAGTCCAAAGCAGGAGCTCGTTTACGCAACAGTCAAGGATATTAACGATATGAATCCGCATCTTTATCCAGGCTCAATGCCGGCCCAAGGAATGGTTTACGAATCATTGGTTGAAAACACTCCTGAAGGAATCAAGCCGCTGCTGGCAGAATCCTGGGACATCTCTGAAGACGGAACTGTATATACCTTTCATCTAAGACAAGGTGTTACCTTCCACGATGGAGAGCCGTTTAATGCGGAGGCAGTCAAGCAGAATATCGATGCAGTTCAGCATAATGCGGTCAAGCATTCATGGATCAGGCTGTCCACCAAAATTATCGATACCAAGGCAGTGGACGAAAACACCTTCCAGATGACTTTGTCAGAACCCTATTATCCTGCTTTGCTTGAGCTCTCCATGACCAGACCCTACGTCTTCCTGTCACCGAAAGACTTTATTAACGGGGAAACCAAAGATGGAGTGAACGGTCACAACGGAACCGGCCCTTATCGGCTCACCGAACACCAGACAGATCAATATGCTATTTTTGAAGCAAATCCTGATTACTGGAACGGCGCACCGGAGATTAAGAAAATTACCGCAAAGGTGCTTCCGACAGGAGAAACAACATTCCTGGCCCTGCAAAAAGGGGAAGTTAACTTTATTTTTACTGATGACAGGGGAACCGACAGTATTGATACAGAGGCAATGGACTGTCTAATTGAAGCCGGGGATTATCAAGTCGTTAGAAGTGAGCCGATGAACACGAAAGTAATTGTGGCCAACAGCAGCAAAGCTGGAAGTCCTGCACAAGAAAAAGCAGTCCGTGAAGCGATCTGGCATGCGATCGACCGCGAAAGTATCGCCAATCAAATTTTTAACGGTAAAGAAACGCCCGCTGAAACTTTGTTTTCGGCCAACGTGAACTATGCAGATATCGAATTGAAGACGCGCACCTATGATTTACAGGCGGCAGCACAGCTGCTGGACGATGCAGGCTGGACAGTCTCAGAAGGCGGAATCCGCTCTAAAGAGGGTAAGGTTTTATCCATGGAGCTCTATTATGATGCAGCTTCCATATCTCAGAAGACACAAGCTGAATTGATCCAAAATACCGTAAAAGGGATCGGCATGGAGCTGAAGCTGATCGGCGAAGATTCCTCCTCTATCGCTAACCGGAGAGCTTCAGGGACTTATGATTTGTTGTTCAACCAGACATGGGGCCTAGCATATGACCCGCAAAGTACAGTTTCTGCATTTACCTCCGAATCCTCTTACTATCATGCAACAAGCGGTATCGCTCAAGCAGAGCAGCTCTTTGAAAAAATCAATAATGTTATGGCAACCACTACAGAGGACCAGCGAAAATCACTGTACACGGACATCCTGACGATTGTCCATGATGAGGCCATCTTCATTCCAATTACGAACGGAAATCTTACTGTAGTCGCTCCAAGCAGCTTGCAGGGCATCGCCTTTAAGCAAACGCAATTTGAGTTGCCTTTCGAGAATATGCATTTTGAATAA
- the opp1C gene encoding nickel/cobalt ABC transporter permease: MSVLQKIWGDKLAALSLTIIVLTAAAGILAPWLAPHSPEQVHMELRYALPSWKFLLGNDHLGRCVLSRLIYGIRPSVLWVFVAMAVSALFGALLGLLAGYFRGKTDSVIMRVCDVMLSFPGYVMSLAVVGILGPGIQNILIAFVVMKWAWFARVIRSSVLQYADADYVRFAKTSGMGNMTIMIKHIMPVALPDFAVIASSAFGTMILQISGLSFLGLGIEAPHAEWGMMLNEARGVMFSRPELMLAPGLAIVIIVSAVNFCSDSLQVALDPKLQRKPSKPRRAFTRFSAKLKGEEVA, encoded by the coding sequence ATGAGCGTATTGCAAAAGATATGGGGGGACAAGCTTGCTGCCTTGTCCCTCACGATCATCGTGCTGACCGCAGCTGCGGGAATCTTAGCACCTTGGTTAGCGCCCCATAGTCCAGAGCAAGTTCATATGGAGCTGCGCTATGCTCTACCGTCCTGGAAATTCCTGCTTGGCAACGATCATTTGGGACGCTGTGTATTATCCAGATTAATTTACGGCATACGTCCCAGTGTCCTGTGGGTATTTGTTGCGATGGCCGTATCTGCGCTTTTCGGGGCATTGCTGGGATTGCTGGCCGGTTATTTCAGGGGAAAGACAGACAGTGTGATCATGAGGGTCTGTGACGTAATGCTCTCCTTTCCCGGTTATGTCATGTCGCTGGCTGTAGTAGGGATATTGGGGCCGGGAATCCAGAACATTCTAATTGCCTTTGTCGTTATGAAATGGGCCTGGTTTGCGCGTGTCATCCGCTCTTCGGTCCTGCAGTATGCCGATGCAGACTATGTAAGATTTGCCAAAACGAGCGGAATGGGCAATATGACAATTATGATAAAGCATATCATGCCTGTGGCGCTTCCGGATTTTGCCGTCATTGCAAGCAGTGCGTTCGGAACGATGATTCTGCAAATCTCCGGACTGTCCTTTCTTGGTTTAGGGATCGAGGCGCCTCATGCGGAATGGGGCATGATGCTGAATGAAGCCAGAGGGGTAATGTTCTCCCGGCCGGAGCTTATGCTGGCTCCAGGGCTGGCCATCGTCATCATAGTATCAGCGGTAAATTTCTGCTCTGATTCCCTGCAAGTAGCCTTAGATCCAAAATTGCAAAGAAAGCCTTCCAAACCGCGGCGGGCATTTACGAGATTTTCTGCCAAACTGAAGGGGGAAGAGGTGGCATAA
- the opp1B gene encoding nickel/cobalt ABC transporter permease gives MGIFILKRSLLAVPLLIIISFLNFALNNLSPLDPAEVVLRAQGVPQVTEALLMETKAALGMDRPFLIRYFYWLTSCLRLDFGDSYITGTAVWALLGPAFMNTLKLTMVSVIAILAVSVGLGILCALKEGRLLDRSIRGVSFFLTSMPSAWLAAMMIWYFSVKLDWLPTSGMDSWASYILPVIVLTVSYAGIYFRLVRSSMLSQLYEDYTLYARACGLQERKITLRMLKNSMQVATSVFCMAVPIILGSTVVVESIFAWPGLGPLTVNSILGRDFPVIQAYVLVLAVSFVLFNTLSDLINAALDPKLRKEF, from the coding sequence ATGGGCATCTTTATCCTCAAAAGATCATTGCTGGCGGTTCCGCTGCTGATCATTATCTCATTCCTGAACTTTGCTCTGAATAACCTCTCACCGCTAGACCCGGCCGAGGTTGTTCTCCGGGCACAAGGAGTCCCGCAAGTCACTGAAGCCTTGCTCATGGAGACCAAAGCTGCACTCGGCATGGACCGGCCATTTCTGATCCGTTACTTTTATTGGCTGACCTCCTGCCTCCGCCTGGACTTCGGGGACTCTTATATCACGGGTACAGCAGTGTGGGCGCTGCTTGGCCCGGCTTTTATGAACACGCTCAAATTAACTATGGTATCGGTGATTGCTATACTGGCGGTTTCCGTCGGACTCGGAATCCTCTGTGCGCTGAAGGAAGGCAGGCTGCTTGACCGTTCTATCCGGGGCGTTTCATTCTTCCTGACTTCCATGCCGTCGGCATGGCTTGCAGCAATGATGATCTGGTATTTCTCAGTAAAGCTGGATTGGCTGCCGACCAGCGGAATGGATTCCTGGGCCAGTTACATTCTGCCGGTGATCGTCCTTACTGTCAGCTATGCAGGCATTTACTTCCGTCTTGTCCGCAGCTCCATGCTGAGCCAGTTGTATGAGGACTACACGCTATATGCCAGAGCCTGCGGTCTGCAGGAGAGGAAAATTACACTTAGAATGTTAAAGAACTCTATGCAGGTTGCTACTTCTGTGTTCTGTATGGCGGTCCCCATTATTCTGGGGAGTACAGTTGTCGTCGAAAGCATCTTCGCCTGGCCCGGTTTAGGTCCATTAACCGTAAATTCAATCCTGGGGAGGGATTTTCCGGTCATCCAGGCTTATGTCCTGGTACTGGCCGTTTCCTTCGTGCTGTTTAATACACTCTCGGATCTCATTAATGCAGCACTGGACCCCAAGTTAAGAAAGGAGTTCTAA
- a CDS encoding alkene reductase, giving the protein MTKLWSKTKVGNLELPHRLAMAPMTRSRAEEDGTPGDLSPLYYAQRASMGLLITEGAQPSDDGQGYLWSPGIYTEQHIKGWKQVTDAVHEAGGYMYIQLMHAGRMSHPDNTPHHRQPVAPSAIAPGVQMFTATGMQDIPVPRELSKEDIQTTISDFRKAAAAAIEAGADGVEIHGANGYLINQFLGENSNTRTDEYGGSIENRARFAIEVTKAVVQEIGADRTGFRISPGTSLGGIQDGEQGSQLYLYLVKELAKLELAYLHVMHLGNEKLLYDIRSIWTNPLLVNRAGRALENLSIDLDNDLADMVPVGAWSLANPDLVERLKSGAPLNEADPSTFFGIGSKGYTDYPTLQELESVSLHNEKNE; this is encoded by the coding sequence ATGACAAAATTATGGAGTAAAACAAAAGTTGGAAACTTGGAACTGCCACATCGATTAGCGATGGCACCAATGACACGCAGCAGAGCAGAAGAAGATGGTACTCCGGGAGATTTAAGTCCCCTTTATTATGCTCAAAGAGCATCAATGGGACTCCTTATTACGGAAGGCGCACAGCCTTCTGATGATGGTCAAGGATACCTATGGTCACCGGGGATCTATACTGAACAGCATATAAAAGGGTGGAAACAGGTTACGGATGCAGTGCATGAAGCAGGTGGATATATGTACATCCAATTAATGCATGCCGGTCGTATGTCCCATCCTGACAATACACCCCATCATCGCCAACCCGTTGCACCATCAGCCATTGCTCCCGGTGTTCAGATGTTTACAGCTACAGGAATGCAGGACATTCCCGTTCCGCGTGAGTTAAGTAAAGAGGACATTCAAACGACTATTTCCGATTTTCGTAAAGCAGCAGCAGCAGCAATTGAAGCTGGTGCGGATGGCGTTGAAATTCATGGAGCCAATGGATATCTCATTAATCAATTTCTCGGAGAAAATTCGAACACACGGACGGATGAATATGGAGGATCTATTGAAAATCGTGCTCGTTTCGCGATTGAAGTCACAAAAGCCGTCGTACAAGAGATTGGAGCAGACAGGACCGGTTTCCGTATTTCACCAGGGACATCTCTTGGGGGAATTCAAGATGGGGAGCAAGGTTCACAACTGTATCTCTACCTGGTAAAAGAGCTAGCTAAGCTGGAATTAGCATATCTCCATGTAATGCATCTTGGAAATGAAAAACTGCTCTATGATATTCGTTCCATTTGGACAAATCCACTATTAGTCAATCGGGCGGGGCGTGCTCTGGAAAATCTAAGTATTGATCTTGATAATGACCTGGCTGATATGGTACCAGTCGGTGCATGGTCATTAGCTAATCCGGATTTAGTAGAGCGGCTAAAATCAGGAGCGCCATTAAATGAAGCAGATCCTTCAACATTTTTCGGAATAGGAAGCAAAGGGTATACGGATTATCCTACGCTACAAGAATTGGAGTCAGTGTCACTACATAATGAAAAAAACGAATAG